Proteins from a genomic interval of Clostridium sp. AN503:
- a CDS encoding GNAT family N-acetyltransferase — translation MKMEYRQADIADAELLIDIYNASFYSDYIKYGECPAYGKTKEMMEKSIINYPNFIIQCDSKPIGCISCKKLENHTYEIGCLCVIPTYQGKGVGTQAMEYIKSLYKDWHKFTLITPADKQENVKFYTEKCGFDIASYEMDGNVEVARFVLER, via the coding sequence ATGAAAATGGAATATAGACAAGCTGATATAGCAGATGCAGAATTGCTGATTGATATTTATAATGCTTCGTTTTATAGCGATTATATCAAATATGGTGAATGTCCTGCGTATGGAAAAACGAAAGAAATGATGGAAAAGTCAATAATAAACTATCCTAATTTTATTATACAATGTGACAGTAAACCGATTGGTTGTATCTCATGCAAAAAGTTGGAAAATCATACATATGAAATTGGATGTTTATGTGTTATTCCGACCTATCAAGGTAAAGGAGTAGGCACGCAGGCAATGGAATACATAAAATCTTTATATAAAGATTGGCATAAGTTCACTCTAATAACACCAGCAGATAAACAAGAAAATGTAAAGTTTTATACAGAAAAATGCGGATTTGATATAGCGTCGTATGAAATGGATGGAAATGTTGAAGTGGCTCGATTTGTTTTAGAACGATAA
- a CDS encoding helix-turn-helix domain-containing protein, with protein MSMEQFEKRIVSLTDTPFGYTLSMIGGKWRLVILYWLVEYGTLRFNELQRKIGTITYKTLSVQLKEMETDGLIIRREYPQIPPKVEYSLSEKGRSLLPVMEAMCQWGMENGNNKETI; from the coding sequence ATGAGTATGGAACAGTTTGAAAAAAGGATCGTATCCCTGACGGATACTCCGTTTGGTTATACGTTGTCGATGATCGGAGGGAAATGGCGGCTGGTGATCCTTTACTGGCTTGTGGAATACGGGACGCTCCGGTTTAATGAACTGCAGCGGAAGATCGGAACGATCACGTATAAAACGCTGAGCGTGCAGCTGAAGGAGATGGAGACGGACGGCCTGATCATCCGCAGGGAATACCCTCAGATTCCTCCGAAGGTGGAATACAGCCTTTCGGAGAAGGGCCGCTCTCTGCTCCCGGTCATGGAGGCTATGTGCCAGTGGGGGATGGAGAACGGGAATAACAAAGAAACGATATAG
- a CDS encoding flavodoxin family protein, whose amino-acid sequence MKKILIISGGGRPNGNTAQLINEFIRGATEAGHQTEHINLNKLQVNGCTGCNACRYGKPCVQKDDFNQLIPKIKEADLIAFASPLYFWTISSRLKAFIERFYCLAEEDQDPPYGRYEKYPVHDCALLMTSADNYFWTFEQALSYYNYTLINYIGFHNKGTLLAGGCGDTNGSPQITKTQHLKEACHFGRTIYS is encoded by the coding sequence ATGAAAAAGATCCTGATCATCTCCGGCGGCGGTCGGCCAAACGGCAATACCGCCCAACTGATAAATGAATTCATAAGAGGAGCAACCGAAGCCGGACACCAGACAGAACACATTAACCTAAACAAACTCCAGGTAAACGGCTGCACAGGCTGCAACGCCTGCCGCTATGGAAAACCATGCGTACAAAAAGATGATTTCAACCAGCTCATACCCAAAATAAAAGAAGCCGACTTGATCGCATTTGCCTCCCCCCTGTACTTTTGGACCATCTCCTCCAGACTCAAAGCCTTCATCGAGCGCTTCTACTGCCTGGCAGAAGAAGACCAGGATCCACCCTACGGCCGCTATGAAAAGTACCCCGTACACGACTGCGCCCTGCTCATGACTTCCGCAGATAATTATTTCTGGACCTTCGAGCAGGCCCTCTCCTACTATAACTATACCCTGATCAACTACATCGGTTTCCACAACAAAGGCACGCTCCTGGCCGGCGGCTGCGGCGACACCAACGGCTCCCCCCAGATAACTAAAACCCAGCACCTAAAAGAAGCCTGCCACTTCGGCCGGACCATATATTCCTAA